gctcagattacagcagggaggagaggagcaaactgagcatgctcacgcctgtaccctggaggtttaagctgaaaacaggaagtctgatacagaagcccatgtgtacacaataaaaggaaataaatgctgtgtttcttttgacagaggactcagagcagcattactcagCAATACTGGTGTATTGATAtagatagacctttctgataaagcttacttaattttagcctttccttctcctttatggagCAACTATTTATCGTAAGCCACTTGTGCGCCATTCAGAGTCCTGGGGTAGAACACAACTCACTTGGCTCACTTTTCCTAGAACTGTATTGAAAATCCACCGCCCTGAGAGTCGAGCTCTGCGACCCGCTGTGGATTAGTTGTGGCATGTAGTGATTTCATCTGAAAGCCTGTGTGTGTCTCTCCCTGGCAGGAAACTCCGCTGGCATAGCTTTCAGAACTCACACCGGCCAAGCCTCAGTTCTGCATCCCTGGAGATTAACAGGCAGTCGGCGGCACAGCTCAACCTCCTGCAGAAGCTCTCCCTGCTTAGACTCACCGCCATCATGGAGAAGCACTCGGTGCCCAGCAAGCAGGGTTGGGCATGGTGAGTAGGCCAGCACAATTTTccatttacttcccctttacataATTTACAAGCAGACCATGCCTTCATTGCACGCATGAATTCATGTGATCCACAGTGGAAGTAGTCCTAGGCAGTGCCACAGcttccttctctgtgtatttgcaTTTTGATGTATAGTTGGGAGATGGAATTTTTGCTTCTGGCTCCATAGAGTTAAATGGAACCACAACATAAATAGATGAGCATCCGTGTATACAAAACAAGTGACATGGCAGCTTCCACTCATATGTATTAAGAGAAGGGACGTTTGTACATACTAAGGGGGACATAATTCAGGGGACCCATATCCATGGCGGCAAAATGTATACTTCCCAATGCTCAATGCATCTCGCTCATTTCTGTGTCTAGCATTGGGCTATTCAGATGGTATTGCAATAACTTGCCCTTGCTCACCATCTCCTGGCCAAATTATGTAATTACATTCATTTCCGAGCCTTCAATAATCTTGCCCTGTTGAATACACTTAGGTTGCCCTTATTCTGCATTACGCCTGCTTTATCATTTGGTCTTTGAAAATAATTTCTGACAGATTCACTATACTGGAAAGATTTGAGGGTCTCtgcatataaaataataacagcTGTGTCTTGGAAAGTGAAACTTGCCTGTACAGAAAAGGGGTTTTGTTCACCACAGCCATGGAAAACCCTTGCCGTTGTAAAATACACCTCCAGGATACTTTTGTTAATCCTTCATTACAACCTTTCCTTTATTATAGACCTTACTTCCTTATATTGCTTGCATGTGAGAAATCTGGGTTTAAAGGCATAAAGCACATCTGTTAACACTTGTTTTCTCCCACTGCCAACAGGACAGTGCCCAAATTCATGAAGAGAAGCAAAGTTCCTGACTACAGAGGTAGAGCTGTGTTTGGTGTCCCCCCAATTATCAATGTGCAGAGGACAGGACAGCCGCTACCACAGAGCATCCAGCAGGCAATGCGCTATATTCGCAGCCAGTGCCTTGACCAGGTAATTGCACTGAGCGTGGTGTTTCCTCCCACCATGTTTGGGCACTTCTACACAATttatggtatatactgtatgctctgTAATTGTGGGATGTGTCAGCACGAGGTGCACTCATGTGATTGGTTATCAGATTGAAGAGGTCTATTCAGTAAATTCCTGTGGGCAGGAGGTGTAGCAAGGCTAGCCAGAGGAATGAGCTCAGGTGTTTCCCAGGTGAAGAACATGGGCATGGGCAGGTGTGACACAAGAGACCATGACCCAAGGCTCATACATTAACTGCCTTATACACACCCATGCAGCTCTTTTATATCTCTTCCGCCCTAATAGACACATCCTTTCTCTCTCTTAGGTGGGAATCTTCAGGAAATCCGGGGTGAAATCTCGCATCCAGGTCCTGCGGCAGATGAACGAGTCCTCTCCGGACCATGTCAGTTATGTGGGACAATCTGCCTATGATGTGGCTGACCTGCTGAAGCAGTACTTCAGAGATCTGCCCGAGCCCATCTTCACTAGCAAACTGACCGACACATTCCTGCAAATCTATCAGTGTGAGTGTGGGGGCCTCACTGGAACTTGCAACGTTGTCCTTTCCTGTCAATAGCGCCCTGCTGTTTTTACCGTTATTTCTGACTGTCTGACAAATCCTCTGCATTTCTTTCCTCCCCATTTGGCTCCCAGCATTTGAAATTCAATTAAATTTCTTGAATAAAGAAAGGATTGATCTTAATTGTTGCCCTTTGTTTGTTCCTGCCTCAGATGTACCCAAGGAGCAGAGGCTGCGGGCAGTCCAAGCTGCTATCCTGCTCATGCCAGATGAAAACCGAGAAGTTCTGCAGACGCTACTGTATTTCCTAAGTGATATCTCCTCTGCTCAGGTCAACCAGATGACACCTGGGAACCTGGCTGTTTGCTTGGCACCGTCTCTTTTCCATCTCAATATCTCCAAGAAAGAGAGCTCTTCCCCCAGGTATTATTCTACTCTTAAACCAACTGCCTTCATAGAAGGTTCAATACAATTCCTCAGTAATGCTGTACCTATTCTGCATATCATTTCTTTCTCTGCCCATCTAATGCTTATGCCATGTTTTCTTGGTCTAGGGTCATGCAGAGGAGAGGAACATCTGGAAAACCTGGCCATAAGGACCTTAGTGAGAACCTGGCTGCCACTCAAGGGTTGTTGCATATGATAACTGAATGCAAGAAACTTTTCCAGGTCAGTGATTCCCTGGGTGTATTGGGTGTCCCTAGCTCCTAATATAATTTATCCTGCAGCTGGAAGCATGTGTGTGGTTATACTCATTTGTTTGCTACATTGGCTTTGCCTGTGTACCTATTCTGTCCTCACAGTATCCCACTTGCTGTTCCACAGATCCCTCACGACATGATGCTTCAGTCACGCAATTCGTATGTAGCTGCAGATGCTCATCCTttgtccctggatgaacttgctGGTGTCCCCGAGGGAGAACCCCAAGAGCTGTCATCTGTCCTGGATAACTGTATTCAAAGTCTCCTTCAGGAGTCTGCAGAGCGCTTCAAAGGGTGGGTGACCATGTCCAGCCCAGAGAACACAGAATTGTCTTGTAAAAAGGTAAGATTTAAAATAActacaaaatcaaattttttaggtGTAATTTGCTATTATTTTACTGAATCCCCTTACCTTGTATTTTATTGTTAGCTTGGGGACGGAAGTCCTTTGCGCTTGTGGAAAGTGTCAACTGAAGTTGAAGCTCCTCCCAGTTCTCTGCTACACCGGGTGCTAAGAGAGAGACACCTTTGGGATGATGATCTCCTGCAGGGGAAAGTAGTGGAGACCCTGGGGCAAAACACTGAGATATTTCATTATGTGACTGACAGCATGGCCCCTCTTCCACGGAGGCAGTTCCTCGTACTCAGGTATGGCTAAATTGAACAGGTTCtgtgtgtagatgaaccgcacctctcacccttTCCACGATGCTTCCTGCCCTGGTGGCAGATCTCTCTAGATGGTCGGCACTCGTCAGtacaatgtagaagatttaagagaatagtacaacaccatgtatgttgcaggtggggagcttaccccttttatttaaagtgaccacctgtgcatcacgTTTTGGGGGGGATTAACCAtcatcctgacgaagggagggttaatccccccgaaaacgttgatgcacaggtggtcactttaaataaaaggtttaaacatggtgttgtgctattctcttaaatcttatAAATTGAACAGACCATGGAGCTCTCCAAGATAAGAGTCAGGATACACATCAAGTGCCTTTTTCCCATGAGTCATTTCTTAGGTAGTCAGTTATTGGCTAGTATGGGAAGGAGATGCTTGTGAACAAAACAGGTTCTTTATGGCTTACAATATGCAGTTGGTTGCTATGTGTAGCAGTCTTAGTAACTAATGAGGTGTTGCTCATTCTACAGGAAGTGGCGCACTGACCTACCCAGAGGAGGCTGCCTTCTTGTTTCCACATCTATTGACCACACTACCAGGCAGCTGGACGAAGGAGTACAAGCTGTCATTTTGAGCTCCCAGTATCTTATGGAACCATGCGGAATGGGGCGATCTAAGCTAACATACATCTGCAGGACTGACCTACGGTAATAACCCATCCTGCTGTTTTAAAGAGACCATAtaaaatggcacaggttaactgaGTTTCAGGTGTTTGGTACCCATAAAGGGgatgttaatgaaaaaaaaaattaaatcccatttttactatctctatctatctcccatatactttgattaaaaaatgtctaccgtttttataagaaacctgactgaatgccgtgaaattcccccttcgttttacttgcgtATAGACAGtacctaactgctctgcagggaaactgatcatactttcaaacgacaggggggagccccctcaccttacttcccagaactcgagcagctttgtttgtttccctataaagcagccggtgactgtgtagagatttgtatccgcagacccagtgcagtctatatattctgattattaatctgtcttgctgtatcggcttctatgcaagatattatttgacttgtgctattttcataatttatgacgatccctaagctgaaaggagaattcaaccctaacgttaaaaaaaaaaccctaccctacatagatcgtcctccccccagcctaagtgttaccctgggcaaatgcccctaacattttatttacccctcaattcagattcaggcatcagagttcaagggcgccatcttcttctcttcagaataAGAATGGCATggcggcacatgtgcagttggagcaattttctgtttcacaacaactgcacatgtgccgaaatttgcgaaaattgcagaagcgccggtctcattccaaagattactggAGCGGCTAAAGATGTCGcttgtgaactccaatgcctgaatcagcaccgaggggtaattaaaacatatggggcatttgcccggggtaaaacttgatcttggtcttgcaaagatgtataacaaagttacaacatggtgaccccctgtggccaaacttgaaagcataaatcatttgtttgattagacttctggtgcagtaagtttatgtttagtatacaaaatacagcatttttagcattattctattttaaacaaaaGGTGGCCAACTGTCCAACTCTAAACCATTCAGCTGTACATTGTCATACATAAAGAAAGGGCATAACCCCATTGTCTAGGGCTattctttattgaaattttttaaatatattttaattctgttttattaGGGGCCGATCCCCCGACTGGTACAACAAAGTCTTTGGACACTTGTGTGCCATGGAAATTGCACGTATTCGGAACTCTTTCCCTCCGCTAAATCCATGTGGGCCGGAGACAAAATTGTGAGAGGAAGTATTCCAAAGGGTAGGCTCTACACCCAGTGTCGGACACTAGTAAACTTATCTGTTTGCCAGAATGGAGCCATCATTGGAGTGTCATAACCAGAGTGCACAGCACAGTTGTACAGATGTTTTATGAGCTAACTTTACATGGAACGTCTGCCCGAGGAGAACATGGTCAACATGAAAATAACAGATTATATGCAATGGAGGAGAACATTGTCTGGTCAAGTAATAGATGGTAATTCATAGAAAGTGTATGGTCTATACAGACCCGACAAACTCACAGCATTTCATAAAACATCCAGCAGAGGAAACCTGGTGAATTTGCAGTGAACCCAACTGCCCGTTATCCTGTTGAGCAGCAGGGCAGTACCATGTATCATGTACACGAGAAAGAGGAGATGTTTCAAGCTGCCATGTCCATGAACAGAATCCTAATAATAATGGAATATACAGACAAAGAGAATTTTTATCTGAAAGCGCCTTGTGGACTCCATATTGTTCTGCTGGCAGCTTTTATCTACGATGACCGCAGTCGCACATACCAAGAACACTTTGCACTGCTCTTCAGGAAGGCATTAACTAGGATCAGTATTATTATGAAATAAGTGATTATATTTTTATCTGTGTCTTTATATGTGTTTTTACCTGTAAGCAGGCTTTCTATGTCTGTCCCGTCAGTGTTCATGTGAGGTGGGTGAGGGGCTTCCTGTGTAACAGGCAGTTGAATATTAAGGGTGCAGAGCATTAGTCTGTGTGTGTGCGTCTGTGCTTTAAACATGTAGAAATATTTATGGTACCTGCTTAAAAGTAGAACGCAACTAATTCTAGCATAGATCATGACTGTCTGGATTTCCGCAGACGTCGTTTAGAGAGAGTTGCACGCTAAGGTTTAGACAATGACCCTGACTGTCTTTCCCTTGCACGCAGTTACACGCTGGGTTTGCAGGAGAGAAATCCATTGTACAAGAACGGGTTGCCACATTGGCACTACATAATACATAATAGGTGGAAATGCTAGTGAAATGACAGTTAGAATTGTATAATACCCCATGAGGAATTGAGTTTGGCACAACTGACTTTCATTAGAATAAATCCCCGTGCACAAGAGACACTGCCACAATGTGGCTACGCACGGTTTTAGTACAATGACCAAATCATGACAGGGTGGTATTGCCACTGCAGACTATTCCATtgacagcacccccccccccccttaattcCACAAAAGCTAGGATAGAGCTTTAAGGGGCCATTGTCCTTTCTGAGTAGTCGTCTCTTGCCGGGAGGGGGTGAGCAGTTTCCCCCTTACAGAAATGTTACTTTCCCTTAGCACAGATTCTGTTGCATGAGCTGTCAGGGCTGTATAGCTATGCAATGGCCAAACTCTGCCAGTAGGATATTGCTTAGTACGTGTGTGTGAGAATATTGCATGTGTTAGATGCTTCCGTGGTGATGGGGACCATAATTCTCCTGTACTGTCAACCATACTGCTTTTTTAATTGCCCGctttaaagggtcagtaacacCTGTGTTAGCGCTCAGTGCTGCTGCGAAGCTGTTCTGATTTCTTGCACCCCATTAAAAGGACAGGAGGGAAAGTTCTTCAGTGGAAGGATACACGTGTTGACAGTATCTTTTCAAAATGTCTTTACTTTTCATTTAATAGGGATTTCTGGTTACCATTGAAAACATTAGGCCTTGAGAGTGAGTGGGTTGGAAGGGTGATTCAAATTGGAAGGGAAACAAATAAGGAAATACAGGGCAGTAAATGAAGTGTAACTATGGGGAGCTGACCTTGTGACTGAGGGGGGACCCCAATAGGGCCGGTGGGATGGTGTTTTGCAGGTTGAGCTTGCACAGGAGTGTGGGGATGGTGCAGCAAAGGgactttgtgtgtgtttttgtttatttggCTGTGGGGCCTAAGATTTCGACGACAAAGGTTTATCCATATAAAGATAATCTCAAAAGAAGAACAGTGCTCTGTGTGCGGGTGTTACTGGCCCATTCATGCAGTCCAGAAGCAATAATAGAAATCCGTTTCCCTCGCTTTTAGTCCCTGATTTCAGGATAAATCTGCCTTTCTCATAAACCAAATGTCTAAAGGTGATTTTGTTCTATAAATAATGTACAGTTAAAtgataatatattgtttttatactgtCCTGCCACCAGATGACTGTGCCGGCTACAGCGGCGCAGATTCTcatcaatgtttttatttaagggAAGTTTTGTAATATAATCTGCTTTTATTGACAGGAGATATAATATAATCCCCCAAAATATCATACCTTCCTGgtgtctgtgtgtttgtttcGTGCCTGCGTCCCTGTATTTCTATGCAATTCTCTGATTTGTAGCCAGCCTCTGTGACTCCATGAGGTTAGTATTGTTCTACAGATTTCATTCCTCAGTGACTGGACAGTGTGCTACAGCAAGTGCTAATCTGATCAAAATGTTACCCTCTGCCTCTCTGCTAAACATTATCTTCATCCATATGACACACTGGGACAGGTTTGGCCACTATTCATTACCCTCCTGCGACAGGTTTGGCCACTATTCATTACACTCCTGCTGATCAGCTTCTGTTCTCCTAATCCAGCCAGTTCGGGCTCAACAGCAGGACAGACATGCTTTGCTTGATAGTACAGCTGCCTTGGATGGTAACGGCAAGTAATACTGTGCAGGCATCTTAAGTGCTACTGCAAATTGTTCTTTATcattttcatttgcactttgaCCCTGTTCCTCAAATAATGACCTTTAGCAGTTAAGGCAAGGGGCAATCCTTGACACCTTCTCTCCGATTGACCCTTGGGCCAGTTCTCAAACCAACTGATATCCACCATACTTGGATTTCAGTCTGCCCACTGAGACACCATACACTTACCAACAAGTCATTAGAAACTTAATTGTAGAGCTGGACCTAAAACCACTGGGCACCCTACACAAGTCCCGCCCTTCATTCCCCACCCCCTTCTCACAATCATCACCCCACAACACGCCCACCACTCCTGCAACTTTATCCCCTGCAAGCCACTTTCCTGTAGATCCTGATCTGCATGGCTGCAGTTAGAGGATGCAGCAATGGTGTGTGGGACCCAGTGCCTTCCCACCCTTggaccctaggcatgtgcctcttccaCCATCTCCTAGTCTGGCTCTGCTTCATCGCATACAATCTTATGACCACCTTTAGGCCCTAACACCTTTTTACAATAATAACCCACAACTGCTTGTGAGGTCTGGCAAACCATATTGTGCTTTATGTTTATCAAGCAGACGCAACCAGTATCCAGCTCTCATGGGCCTTGCCAGGGGTGATCCTGTCCATTTTGCTGGCTGAGGCGGCCTTCATTTTGCTGCAACCCCCACCCATCCACACGGCACTCGCCTTTCAGCGCCGGAGGGGTTCGGATGCAGTCCATGTTGTGCCGGAAGGGGTAGTAGGCGGTCCAGTATGTGATGAAGCACTGCActtgaagagccaaatttccggcatttttgccgcccctggcaaacAGGGGGGTGCTGCcccctgaggcgagtgtctcaactcgcctcattggtggagcacccctgagTCTTGCTCATGACCCTCACTCAATAAGGTAAAGTAATGAAGGGCTGCTCTCTTTTCATTGTATAATAAATAGATATCCACCTATTACAGGTTCTAATGGGACATGTTCTTCTCTTTGTGCTTAGCGCATACTAAAAACTGATTATAACTAAGAACTGAACTATCTGAATGAGAATACAAATGGCTCTTTTGCCATCACAGCTGCAGTTTTGGTCAGCCAAAAATTGACTCATTTGTTGCAcatattgacaccattcattTCATCTCACACAGACATCATTATGTCCCTGAGCTCCAGAAATGACGCCATTCCAACATCATTCTTAGAAGAACTGCATACAGTTTGTACTACAGAAGACAACAAAACATGCTTCGTTTCCTTCCCACCATAGTAATATAAACCGCCGGTGGGGAAAGATATACGTTGCTTTCCGAAAATTTCAGGCTTCAGGCTACTTCATGACATATATATTCTGCCAACAGTGATTCCTATTAATGTTTACTGAGCTGCAACTGGGAAACACAAGAGAGccggagggaaaaaaaacttttaaatataaatgataaaaaaacagtaataaaaaaagactgGAAGCTAGTGCAAGAAGTTGCTGGTGTGTCCAGAAAATGTCACCTTGTTGGTAGTacagaaatattatattttgcagGGGTTGGAAGTGCAAGATTCACCCCTCACTTTTATTACTGCCTCTGATTCCATAACAACTTTGTCTACCGCTCTTTGACCTGCTGCGGTAGATTTAAtactagttttcaagatattcgggttttttttaacactacTATCATAATAAAACA
The sequence above is a segment of the Xenopus laevis strain J_2021 chromosome 8L, Xenopus_laevis_v10.1, whole genome shotgun sequence genome. Coding sequences within it:
- the stard8.L gene encoding stAR-related lipid transfer protein 13 isoform X3, with translation MPLMDIFRACFRRAKDAFRGDIKDADLEAKKACDWLRAAGFPQYAQLYEDSQFPVDISCVKRDHSFLDEDSLKSLCRRLMTLNSCAPMKLEVHYRKQNEDSDEDDQCAISDRWAFQRDQGRWSRLDSVELLSPTYAGPPTIKSTSSRDSILTDLSTELEATSLQSAGSSRGGLDIVVTPPLGMSSVSSSPAPSKPCRSLSDQSLAPQRRGLKEKTKKRKTRGFLKRMESLRRREKDKGKKEVPPDGALDSGRENLSYANHCADDFPVFEKDFLHPGYRTKCASSGSIRKPHLDGQCRGVYLEDFEMVRKDGLQQRNSQKSDRLVCIPTDHKPGTFPRSLSIESLCPASRVPLESWKMGSKSLGQSVCSSMDSHGLEGRPRRGSCSSIGSRSSIYDNVPCSLSGSRDLLELGGSSDLFGHLDDVLNHVRGLQRMVELWSRTVCPELDEGTDSGGEQAGHLAYEERSISDVGTSASDFDSTGNSLNETEETEMRERRDSGVGASLTRPCRKLRWHSFQNSHRPSLSSASLEINRQSAAQLNLLQKLSLLRLTAIMEKHSVPSKQGWAWTVPKFMKRSKVPDYRGRAVFGVPPIINVQRTGQPLPQSIQQAMRYIRSQCLDQVGIFRKSGVKSRIQVLRQMNESSPDHVSYVGQSAYDVADLLKQYFRDLPEPIFTSKLTDTFLQIYQYVPKEQRLRAVQAAILLMPDENREVLQTLLYFLSDISSAQVNQMTPGNLAVCLAPSLFHLNISKKESSSPRVMQRRGTSGKPGHKDLSENLAATQGLLHMITECKKLFQIPHDMMLQSRNSYVAADAHPLSLDELAGVPEGEPQELSSVLDNCIQSLLQESAERFKGWVTMSSPENTELSCKKLGDGSPLRLWKVSTEVEAPPSSLLHRVLRERHLWDDDLLQGKVVETLGQNTEIFHYVTDSMAPLPRRQFLVLRKWRTDLPRGGCLLVSTSIDHTTRQLDEGVQAVILSSQYLMEPCGMGRSKLTYICRTDLRGRSPDWYNKVFGHLCAMEIARIRNSFPPLNPCGPETKL
- the stard8.L gene encoding stAR-related lipid transfer protein 13 isoform X4, translating into MNRIRTKRIKYDLEAKKACDWLRAAGFPQYAQLYEDSQFPVDISCVKRDHSFLDEDSLKSLCRRLMTLNSCAPMKLEVHYRKQNEDSDEDDQCAISDRWAFQRDQGRWSRLDSVELLSPTYAGPPTIKSTSSRDSILTDLSTELEATSLQSAGSSRGGLDIVVTPPLGMSSVSSSPAPSKPCRSLSDQSLAPQRRGLKEKTKKRKTRGFLKRMESLRRREKDKGKKEVPPDGALDSGRENLSYANHCADDFPVFEKDFLHPGYRTKCASSGSIRKPHLDGQCRGVYLEDFEMVRKDGLQQRNSQKSDRLVCIPTDHKPGTFPRSLSIESLCPASRVPLESWKMGSKSLGQSVCSSMDSHGLEGRPRRGSCSSIGSRSSIYDNVPCSLSGSRDLLELGGSSDLFGHLDDVLNHVRGLQRMVELWSRTVCPELDEGTDSGGEQAGHLAYEERSISDVGTSASDFDSTGNSLNETEETEMRERRDSGVGASLTRPCRKLRWHSFQNSHRPSLSSASLEINRQSAAQLNLLQKLSLLRLTAIMEKHSVPSKQGWAWTVPKFMKRSKVPDYRGRAVFGVPPIINVQRTGQPLPQSIQQAMRYIRSQCLDQVGIFRKSGVKSRIQVLRQMNESSPDHVSYVGQSAYDVADLLKQYFRDLPEPIFTSKLTDTFLQIYQYVPKEQRLRAVQAAILLMPDENREVLQTLLYFLSDISSAQVNQMTPGNLAVCLAPSLFHLNISKKESSSPRVMQRRGTSGKPGHKDLSENLAATQGLLHMITECKKLFQIPHDMMLQSRNSYVAADAHPLSLDELAGVPEGEPQELSSVLDNCIQSLLQESAERFKGWVTMSSPENTELSCKKLGDGSPLRLWKVSTEVEAPPSSLLHRVLRERHLWDDDLLQGKVVETLGQNTEIFHYVTDSMAPLPRRQFLVLRKWRTDLPRGGCLLVSTSIDHTTRQLDEGVQAVILSSQYLMEPCGMGRSKLTYICRTDLRGRSPDWYNKVFGHLCAMEIARIRNSFPPLNPCGPETKL
- the stard8.L gene encoding stAR-related lipid transfer protein 13 isoform X5, translated to MTLNSCAPMKLEVHYRKQNEDSDEDDQCAISDRWAFQRDQGRWSRLDSVELLSPTYAGPPTIKSTSSRDSILTDLSTELEATSLQSAGSSRGGLDIVVTPPLGMSSVSSSPAPSKPCRSLSDQSLAPQRRGLKEKTKKRKTRGFLKRMESLRRREKDKGKKEVPPDGALDSGRENLSYANHCADDFPVFEKDFLHPGYRTKCASSGSIRKPHLDGQCRGVYLEDFEMVRKDGLQQRNSQKSDRLVCIPTDHKPGTFPRSLSIESLCPASRVPLESWKMGSKSLGQSVCSSMDSHGLEGRPRRGSCSSIGSRSSIYDNVPCSLSGSRDLLELGGSSDLFGHLDDVLNHVRGLQRMVELWSRTVCPELDEGTDSGGEQAGHLAYEERSISDVGTSASDFDSTGNSLNETEETEMRERRDSGVGASLTRPCRKLRWHSFQNSHRPSLSSASLEINRQSAAQLNLLQKLSLLRLTAIMEKHSVPSKQGWAWTVPKFMKRSKVPDYRGRAVFGVPPIINVQRTGQPLPQSIQQAMRYIRSQCLDQVGIFRKSGVKSRIQVLRQMNESSPDHVSYVGQSAYDVADLLKQYFRDLPEPIFTSKLTDTFLQIYQYVPKEQRLRAVQAAILLMPDENREVLQTLLYFLSDISSAQVNQMTPGNLAVCLAPSLFHLNISKKESSSPRVMQRRGTSGKPGHKDLSENLAATQGLLHMITECKKLFQIPHDMMLQSRNSYVAADAHPLSLDELAGVPEGEPQELSSVLDNCIQSLLQESAERFKGWVTMSSPENTELSCKKLGDGSPLRLWKVSTEVEAPPSSLLHRVLRERHLWDDDLLQGKVVETLGQNTEIFHYVTDSMAPLPRRQFLVLRKWRTDLPRGGCLLVSTSIDHTTRQLDEGVQAVILSSQYLMEPCGMGRSKLTYICRTDLRGRSPDWYNKVFGHLCAMEIARIRNSFPPLNPCGPETKL